A part of Gossypium hirsutum isolate 1008001.06 chromosome A07, Gossypium_hirsutum_v2.1, whole genome shotgun sequence genomic DNA contains:
- the LOC107953224 gene encoding DNA polymerase epsilon subunit C isoform X1: protein MASSSKKPKEQNKNKKKHKEKSNRTADKDAKKSIKKPEKKASASKIPTKSKPKPELKPDKSKNKSSNGIPVKSQVIADPSSSSESEPEENRNNYHKNVKPDSKRKRKEEVDEEEEEAKVCRFPMNRIKRIIKTEDSHMAVSQDVVFLVNKAAELFLEKFCEDGYKCSIKDRKKSLSYKHLSTVVHEQKRYDFLSDYVPQKIKAEDALKVMNLAETGEG, encoded by the exons ATGGCCTCCTCTTCCAAGAAACCCAAagaacagaacaagaacaagaagAAGCATAAGGAGAAGAGCAACAGAACCGCTGACAAAGACGCAAAAAAATCCATTAAAAAACCAGAGAAGAAAGCAAGTGCCTCCAAAATACCTACCAAATCAAAGCCAAAGCCCGAATTAAAGCCAGACAAAAGCAAAAACAAGAGCAGCAATGGAATCCCAGTCAAGTCCCAGGTTATTGCCGACCCATCTTCAAGCTCTGAATCAGAACCCGAAGAAAACAGAAACAACTACCACAAGAACGTTAAACCCGACAGCAAAAGAAAGCGAAAGGAAGAAGTAgacgaggaagaagaagaagcaaaggTGTGTAGATTTCCAATGAACAGAATCAAGAGGATAATCAAGACTGAAGATTCACATATGGCTGTTTCTCAAGATGTTGTTTTTCTTGTTAACAAAGCCGCG GAATTGTTTCTTGAAAAGTTCTGCGAAGATGGATACAAATGCTCCATTAAAGATCGCAAGAAATCACTTAGTTACAAGCACCTAT CAACAGTTGTCCATGAACAGAAGAGATATGACTTTCTATCAG ATTATGTCCCTCAGAAAATAAAAGCTGAGGATGCATTAAAAGTGATGAATTTAGCCGAGACAGGGGAGGGATAG
- the LOC107953224 gene encoding DNA polymerase epsilon subunit C isoform X2, whose protein sequence is MASSSKKPKEQNKNKKKHKEKSNRTADKDAKKSIKKPEKKASASKIPTKSKPKPELKPDKSKNKSSNGIPVKSQVIADPSSSSESEPEENRNNYHKNVKPDSKRKRKEEVDEEEEEAKVCRFPMNRIKRIIKTEDSHMAVSQDVVFLVNKAAELFLEKFCEDGYKCSIKDRKKSLSYKHLFVHEQKRYDFLSDYVPQKIKAEDALKVMNLAETGEG, encoded by the exons ATGGCCTCCTCTTCCAAGAAACCCAAagaacagaacaagaacaagaagAAGCATAAGGAGAAGAGCAACAGAACCGCTGACAAAGACGCAAAAAAATCCATTAAAAAACCAGAGAAGAAAGCAAGTGCCTCCAAAATACCTACCAAATCAAAGCCAAAGCCCGAATTAAAGCCAGACAAAAGCAAAAACAAGAGCAGCAATGGAATCCCAGTCAAGTCCCAGGTTATTGCCGACCCATCTTCAAGCTCTGAATCAGAACCCGAAGAAAACAGAAACAACTACCACAAGAACGTTAAACCCGACAGCAAAAGAAAGCGAAAGGAAGAAGTAgacgaggaagaagaagaagcaaaggTGTGTAGATTTCCAATGAACAGAATCAAGAGGATAATCAAGACTGAAGATTCACATATGGCTGTTTCTCAAGATGTTGTTTTTCTTGTTAACAAAGCCGCG GAATTGTTTCTTGAAAAGTTCTGCGAAGATGGATACAAATGCTCCATTAAAGATCGCAAGAAATCACTTAGTTACAAGCACCTAT TTGTCCATGAACAGAAGAGATATGACTTTCTATCAG ATTATGTCCCTCAGAAAATAAAAGCTGAGGATGCATTAAAAGTGATGAATTTAGCCGAGACAGGGGAGGGATAG
- the LOC107953223 gene encoding pentatricopeptide repeat-containing protein At5g18475 isoform X1, translated as MNLVRVSFCKQRCFSSSSSPLPWISPLQLLKPNSQKPDPPPQPSLASTESQRKPKFISHDTAINLIKREKDPQRALQIFNKVSRQKGFTHNSATYGTILHKLAQSKKFQAVDSLLRQMSYETCRFHEGIFLNLMKHFSRFSLHDKVLEMFNAIQPIVREKPSLKAISTCLNLLIESNQVDLARDFLLNSKKSLRLRPNTCIFNILVKHHCNNGDLESAFEVVKEMKKSKVSYPNLITYSTLIGGLCESRRLKEAIELFEEMVGKDQILPDALTYNLLINGFCREGKVDRARKIIEFMKNNGCSPNLFNYSALMNGLCKEGSWEEAKQLFVEMKSTGLKPDTIVYTTLMNCLCRASRIDEVMPLLKEMKENKCEADVVTLNVLLGGLCRESRFHEALQMLEKLPYEGVYLNKASYRIVLNALWQKDEMEKAAKLLGLMLDRGVFPHYATSNEVLIQLCKAGMLDDAVTALFGLAETGFKPEPHCWEFLIEMNCKDRKLLPVFELLDELVIKECTHNLHVGATFA; from the coding sequence ATGAATTTGGTTAGAGTTTCATTCTGTAAGCAGCGCTGCTTCTCTTCCTCTTCATCTCCACTTCCATGGATCTCCCCCCTACAACTCCTGAAACCCAACTCCCAAAAACCAGATCCTCCTCCGCAACCCTCACTTGCCTCTACTGAGTCTCAAAGGAAACCCAAATTTATCTCTCACGACACTGCCATCAACTTGATCAAGCGTGAGAAAGATCCACAACGGGCCTTACAAATATTTAACAAGGTGTCGCGGCAGAAAGGCTTTACTCATAACAGTGCCACCTATGGAACCATCCTTCACAAGCTTGCTCAATCGAAGAAGTTTCAGGCCGTTGACTCATTACTTCGTCAAATGAGCTATGAAACTTGTAGATTTCATGAAGGTATATTCCTCAATCTCATGAAGCATTTTTCCAGGTTTTCTTTACATGATAAGGTACTTGAGATGTTCAATGCAATTCAGCCCATTGTTCGTGAAAAACCTTCACTGAAAGCTATTAGTACTTGTCTTAATCTCCTGATTGAATCGAACCAGGTTGATTTGGCTCGAGATTTTCTGTTGAACTCGAAGAAATCTCTCAGGTTGAGACCCAATACCTGCATTTTTAACATCTTGGTTAAACATCATTGTAATAATGGAGACCTTGAATCTGCGTTTGAAGTTGTAAAGGAGATGAAAAAATCTAAGGTTTCTTATCCCAATCTGATTACTTACTCAACCTTGATAGGTGGTCTCTGTGAAAGTAGACGACTTAAAGAAGCCATCGAATTGTTTGAGGAAATGGTTGGTAAGGATCAGATATTGCCTGATGCTTTAACctataatttgttaattaatGGCTTCTGTCGTGAAGGAAAAGTCGATCGGGCGAGAAAGATAATAGAGTTTATGAAAAACAATGGATGCAGCCCTAATTTATTCAACTACTCTGCTTTGATGAATGGCTTATGCAAGGAGGGAAGTTGGGAAGAAGCCAAACAACTTTTTGTTGAGATGAAGAGCACAGGTCTGAAACCTGATACAATTGTTTATACTACATTGATGAATTGCCTTTGTAGGGCTAGTAGAATCGATGAGGTGATGCCATTGCTTAAGGAAATGAAGGAAAACAAATGTGAAGCCGATGTTGTTACTTTAAATGTATTACTTGGTGGGTTATGCAGAGAAAGTAGGTTCCATGAGGCGCTTCAGATGCTCGAGAAGCTGCCATATGAAGGTGTTTACTTGAACAAAGCAAGTTACAGAATTGTATTGAATGCATTATGGCAGAAAGATGAAATGGAAAAGGCAGCGAAGCTGTTGGGTCTGATGTTGGATAGGGGGGTTTTTCCACATTATGCAACATCGAATGAGGTGTTGATTCAGCTTTGTAAAGCTGGAATGTTAGATGATGCAGTTACAGCATTGTTTGGATTGGCTGAAACGGGGTTTAAACCAGAACCACATTGTTGGGAGTTTCTGATTGAAATGAATTGCAAAGATAGGAAATTGCTGCCTGTTTTTGAACTACTTGATGAGTTAGTAATAAAAGAATGTACTCATAATCTTCATGTTGGTGCTACTTTTGCTTAG
- the LOC107953223 gene encoding pentatricopeptide repeat-containing protein At5g18475 isoform X2, with amino-acid sequence MNLVRVSFCKQRCFSSSSSPLPWISPLQLLKPNSQKPDPPPQPSLASTESQRKPKFISHDTAINLIKREKDPQRALQIFNKVSRQKGFTHNSATYGTILHKLAQSKKFQAVDSLLRQMSYETCRFHEGIFLNLMKHFSRFSLHDKVLEMFNAIQPIVREKPSLKAISTCLNLLIESNQVDLARDFLLNSKKSLRLRPNTCIFNILVKHHCNNGDLESAFEVVKEMKKSKVSYPNLITYSTLIGGLCESRRLKEAIELFEEMVGKVDRARKIIEFMKNNGCSPNLFNYSALMNGLCKEGSWEEAKQLFVEMKSTGLKPDTIVYTTLMNCLCRASRIDEVMPLLKEMKENKCEADVVTLNVLLGGLCRESRFHEALQMLEKLPYEGVYLNKASYRIVLNALWQKDEMEKAAKLLGLMLDRGVFPHYATSNEVLIQLCKAGMLDDAVTALFGLAETGFKPEPHCWEFLIEMNCKDRKLLPVFELLDELVIKECTHNLHVGATFA; translated from the exons ATGAATTTGGTTAGAGTTTCATTCTGTAAGCAGCGCTGCTTCTCTTCCTCTTCATCTCCACTTCCATGGATCTCCCCCCTACAACTCCTGAAACCCAACTCCCAAAAACCAGATCCTCCTCCGCAACCCTCACTTGCCTCTACTGAGTCTCAAAGGAAACCCAAATTTATCTCTCACGACACTGCCATCAACTTGATCAAGCGTGAGAAAGATCCACAACGGGCCTTACAAATATTTAACAAGGTGTCGCGGCAGAAAGGCTTTACTCATAACAGTGCCACCTATGGAACCATCCTTCACAAGCTTGCTCAATCGAAGAAGTTTCAGGCCGTTGACTCATTACTTCGTCAAATGAGCTATGAAACTTGTAGATTTCATGAAGGTATATTCCTCAATCTCATGAAGCATTTTTCCAGGTTTTCTTTACATGATAAGGTACTTGAGATGTTCAATGCAATTCAGCCCATTGTTCGTGAAAAACCTTCACTGAAAGCTATTAGTACTTGTCTTAATCTCCTGATTGAATCGAACCAGGTTGATTTGGCTCGAGATTTTCTGTTGAACTCGAAGAAATCTCTCAGGTTGAGACCCAATACCTGCATTTTTAACATCTTGGTTAAACATCATTGTAATAATGGAGACCTTGAATCTGCGTTTGAAGTTGTAAAGGAGATGAAAAAATCTAAGGTTTCTTATCCCAATCTGATTACTTACTCAACCTTGATAGGTGGTCTCTGTGAAAGTAGACGACTTAAAGAAGCCATCGAATTGTTTGAGGAAATGGTTG GAAAAGTCGATCGGGCGAGAAAGATAATAGAGTTTATGAAAAACAATGGATGCAGCCCTAATTTATTCAACTACTCTGCTTTGATGAATGGCTTATGCAAGGAGGGAAGTTGGGAAGAAGCCAAACAACTTTTTGTTGAGATGAAGAGCACAGGTCTGAAACCTGATACAATTGTTTATACTACATTGATGAATTGCCTTTGTAGGGCTAGTAGAATCGATGAGGTGATGCCATTGCTTAAGGAAATGAAGGAAAACAAATGTGAAGCCGATGTTGTTACTTTAAATGTATTACTTGGTGGGTTATGCAGAGAAAGTAGGTTCCATGAGGCGCTTCAGATGCTCGAGAAGCTGCCATATGAAGGTGTTTACTTGAACAAAGCAAGTTACAGAATTGTATTGAATGCATTATGGCAGAAAGATGAAATGGAAAAGGCAGCGAAGCTGTTGGGTCTGATGTTGGATAGGGGGGTTTTTCCACATTATGCAACATCGAATGAGGTGTTGATTCAGCTTTGTAAAGCTGGAATGTTAGATGATGCAGTTACAGCATTGTTTGGATTGGCTGAAACGGGGTTTAAACCAGAACCACATTGTTGGGAGTTTCTGATTGAAATGAATTGCAAAGATAGGAAATTGCTGCCTGTTTTTGAACTACTTGATGAGTTAGTAATAAAAGAATGTACTCATAATCTTCATGTTGGTGCTACTTTTGCTTAG
- the LOC107953223 gene encoding pentatricopeptide repeat-containing protein At5g18475 isoform X4: MNLVRVSFCKQRCFSSSSSPLPWISPLQLLKPNSQKPDPPPQPSLASTESQRKPKFISHDTAINLIKREKDPQRALQIFNKVSRQKGFTHNSATYGTILHKLAQSKKFQAVDSLLRQMSYETCRFHEGGLCESRRLKEAIELFEEMVGKVDRARKIIEFMKNNGCSPNLFNYSALMNGLCKEGSWEEAKQLFVEMKSTGLKPDTIVYTTLMNCLCRASRIDEVMPLLKEMKENKCEADVVTLNVLLGGLCRESRFHEALQMLEKLPYEGVYLNKASYRIVLNALWQKDEMEKAAKLLGLMLDRGVFPHYATSNEVLIQLCKAGMLDDAVTALFGLAETGFKPEPHCWEFLIEMNCKDRKLLPVFELLDELVIKECTHNLHVGATFA, from the exons ATGAATTTGGTTAGAGTTTCATTCTGTAAGCAGCGCTGCTTCTCTTCCTCTTCATCTCCACTTCCATGGATCTCCCCCCTACAACTCCTGAAACCCAACTCCCAAAAACCAGATCCTCCTCCGCAACCCTCACTTGCCTCTACTGAGTCTCAAAGGAAACCCAAATTTATCTCTCACGACACTGCCATCAACTTGATCAAGCGTGAGAAAGATCCACAACGGGCCTTACAAATATTTAACAAGGTGTCGCGGCAGAAAGGCTTTACTCATAACAGTGCCACCTATGGAACCATCCTTCACAAGCTTGCTCAATCGAAGAAGTTTCAGGCCGTTGACTCATTACTTCGTCAAATGAGCTATGAAACTTGTAGATTTCATGAAG GTGGTCTCTGTGAAAGTAGACGACTTAAAGAAGCCATCGAATTGTTTGAGGAAATGGTTG GAAAAGTCGATCGGGCGAGAAAGATAATAGAGTTTATGAAAAACAATGGATGCAGCCCTAATTTATTCAACTACTCTGCTTTGATGAATGGCTTATGCAAGGAGGGAAGTTGGGAAGAAGCCAAACAACTTTTTGTTGAGATGAAGAGCACAGGTCTGAAACCTGATACAATTGTTTATACTACATTGATGAATTGCCTTTGTAGGGCTAGTAGAATCGATGAGGTGATGCCATTGCTTAAGGAAATGAAGGAAAACAAATGTGAAGCCGATGTTGTTACTTTAAATGTATTACTTGGTGGGTTATGCAGAGAAAGTAGGTTCCATGAGGCGCTTCAGATGCTCGAGAAGCTGCCATATGAAGGTGTTTACTTGAACAAAGCAAGTTACAGAATTGTATTGAATGCATTATGGCAGAAAGATGAAATGGAAAAGGCAGCGAAGCTGTTGGGTCTGATGTTGGATAGGGGGGTTTTTCCACATTATGCAACATCGAATGAGGTGTTGATTCAGCTTTGTAAAGCTGGAATGTTAGATGATGCAGTTACAGCATTGTTTGGATTGGCTGAAACGGGGTTTAAACCAGAACCACATTGTTGGGAGTTTCTGATTGAAATGAATTGCAAAGATAGGAAATTGCTGCCTGTTTTTGAACTACTTGATGAGTTAGTAATAAAAGAATGTACTCATAATCTTCATGTTGGTGCTACTTTTGCTTAG
- the LOC107953223 gene encoding pentatricopeptide repeat-containing protein At5g18475 isoform X3, whose translation MNLVRVSFCKQRCFSSSSSPLPWISPLQLLKPNSQKPDPPPQPSLASTESQRKPKFISHDTAINLIKREKDPQRALQIFNKVSRQKGFTHNSATYGTILHKLAQSKKFQAVDSLLRQMSYETCRFHEGGLCESRRLKEAIELFEEMVGKDQILPDALTYNLLINGFCREGKVDRARKIIEFMKNNGCSPNLFNYSALMNGLCKEGSWEEAKQLFVEMKSTGLKPDTIVYTTLMNCLCRASRIDEVMPLLKEMKENKCEADVVTLNVLLGGLCRESRFHEALQMLEKLPYEGVYLNKASYRIVLNALWQKDEMEKAAKLLGLMLDRGVFPHYATSNEVLIQLCKAGMLDDAVTALFGLAETGFKPEPHCWEFLIEMNCKDRKLLPVFELLDELVIKECTHNLHVGATFA comes from the exons ATGAATTTGGTTAGAGTTTCATTCTGTAAGCAGCGCTGCTTCTCTTCCTCTTCATCTCCACTTCCATGGATCTCCCCCCTACAACTCCTGAAACCCAACTCCCAAAAACCAGATCCTCCTCCGCAACCCTCACTTGCCTCTACTGAGTCTCAAAGGAAACCCAAATTTATCTCTCACGACACTGCCATCAACTTGATCAAGCGTGAGAAAGATCCACAACGGGCCTTACAAATATTTAACAAGGTGTCGCGGCAGAAAGGCTTTACTCATAACAGTGCCACCTATGGAACCATCCTTCACAAGCTTGCTCAATCGAAGAAGTTTCAGGCCGTTGACTCATTACTTCGTCAAATGAGCTATGAAACTTGTAGATTTCATGAAG GTGGTCTCTGTGAAAGTAGACGACTTAAAGAAGCCATCGAATTGTTTGAGGAAATGGTTGGTAAGGATCAGATATTGCCTGATGCTTTAACctataatttgttaattaatGGCTTCTGTCGTGAAGGAAAAGTCGATCGGGCGAGAAAGATAATAGAGTTTATGAAAAACAATGGATGCAGCCCTAATTTATTCAACTACTCTGCTTTGATGAATGGCTTATGCAAGGAGGGAAGTTGGGAAGAAGCCAAACAACTTTTTGTTGAGATGAAGAGCACAGGTCTGAAACCTGATACAATTGTTTATACTACATTGATGAATTGCCTTTGTAGGGCTAGTAGAATCGATGAGGTGATGCCATTGCTTAAGGAAATGAAGGAAAACAAATGTGAAGCCGATGTTGTTACTTTAAATGTATTACTTGGTGGGTTATGCAGAGAAAGTAGGTTCCATGAGGCGCTTCAGATGCTCGAGAAGCTGCCATATGAAGGTGTTTACTTGAACAAAGCAAGTTACAGAATTGTATTGAATGCATTATGGCAGAAAGATGAAATGGAAAAGGCAGCGAAGCTGTTGGGTCTGATGTTGGATAGGGGGGTTTTTCCACATTATGCAACATCGAATGAGGTGTTGATTCAGCTTTGTAAAGCTGGAATGTTAGATGATGCAGTTACAGCATTGTTTGGATTGGCTGAAACGGGGTTTAAACCAGAACCACATTGTTGGGAGTTTCTGATTGAAATGAATTGCAAAGATAGGAAATTGCTGCCTGTTTTTGAACTACTTGATGAGTTAGTAATAAAAGAATGTACTCATAATCTTCATGTTGGTGCTACTTTTGCTTAG